The nucleotide window CTGCAGGATCACCTCGTCCACCGATGCGGGGTCGGCCGATGCCACCCCGCTCTCCATCACCGAGCGCGTGGTCTCTTCGTCCGCACCGGCGATTGCCGCCGCAATCTGCACGAGTGCTTTCGTCGCATCATCCAAGGGCGACAATTTCGTCTGCATATAAGGGGATGGCGGCATCGGTGGCCCACCGCTCCAATCAGATCGTTGCGACTTCGACCGCGGCAAGCGGACGTTGCGCCGAATCGGTGCGCACGGTGGTCTCTCCCACTACCTCGCCACGCGAATTCTTCACCGGCCTGCGGAGGATCTCGGCGAGGCGCGGTGGGAGTGGATCAGGAAGGGCGTCGAGCTCCTGAAGCAGGCGAACGAGCGCCGGGTACTGCGCCCGCGGATTTCCGTCCTCGACTTTCACCGTGATCCCGATCGCCAAGTCGAGGATGACGGCCGAATGCACGCCCTCCGCTCCAACCTTTGCGATGACGCGTCCGTTCGTCTCTTCGATGATGACCGAATCGAAGCGGTCGGTGCCTCCGATCAGGAAGGGATAGCTGGCCATGGCGCTGACGATGCGTGCCGGAATCTCTTCACCCCGCTTCGCGGCCAATCCGAGCTGGGCGTAGGCGCGAGCCATCCGGTCGAGCGGCAGGCCGAACACCGCTGCACCACAACCGTCGACCGCGACTTCAAGCTGGGAGGGCCGGACACCGCTCCAGAGAGCGACCTGGTTCAACATTGCCTGCTGCACGGGGTGATCGGCGCGTTCGTAGTGATTGATCGGCCATCCCTGGTGCTGCGCGAGCGCGAGCATCGCAGTGTGCTTTCCCGAGCAGTTGTTGTGGATGCGTTTGACGCGCATTCCGGACTCGCGGACGATCTTGGCCCCTCGCGGCGACAAGGGCTCCTGCGGTCCACATGCCAGATCCCCTTCCTCGAGCCCGAGCGTGCCGAGCATTCCTTCGACGATCGCCACGTGCTCCGGCTCTCCGCCGTGGGAGGCGCAGGCGAGGGCCAGCTCCTCGTCTCCCCACCGATTCGCATCGAACCCGCCGCATTCGATAAGCGGCATGACCTGGAAGGGCTTGGCGCAGGAGCGCCAGTACGTGACGAGTCCCGGATCACCGGCCCGCCCCAGCATCCGGTCGCACCCATCCACTACCGCCGCGTGAACGCGGTGGCAGGATTCTACCGCGTTTCCACGGGTGACGATGACGTCGAGCTCATGTGATACCATTACCTCCTAAAATACCGAGATGAGCCCTTTTGTGTACCGTCTGGGGTCTCGACGCACATCCGTGAGAACGGCGTTGAGCGATGTAACCGCCTTCAATATCTGATCGTAGAGCTCGGCATCGGTGAACAGCTTTTTCGCCGTGCCATTACCGCGGGACATCGTTCCAACGAGCGTGTCCACGCCGGCGACGGCGGACACGAGCCGGTTATAGAGCTCGTCGTCGCGGAGAAGCTTGCCAACGGTCCCGTTGCCGTTGTTGACACTCGATCCAAGCTGGGCGACGAGCGTGTCAGCCGAGATCAGCACGCGGTTCAGGTTGTTGTACAGCGCCGGGTCGTTGAGCAGCTGGCCAACCGTTCCCTTCGGGTTCTGCAGCCGCGCCATGACGACGTTGGTGTTCGCGAGGGTCGCATTCAGGTTGTCGTACAGAGCGCGATTCGTGAGCATCTGCCCGACGGTTCCCTTTCCGGCGACAACGCCGTCGGCGACCTTCTGAAGCGATCCCGTAAGCGTCACCACGTGGTCAAGCGCTCCCGACGCCTGGACCAGAACGGCCTCATAGTC belongs to Gemmatimonadaceae bacterium and includes:
- a CDS encoding asparaginase; amino-acid sequence: MVSHELDVIVTRGNAVESCHRVHAAVVDGCDRMLGRAGDPGLVTYWRSCAKPFQVMPLIECGGFDANRWGDEELALACASHGGEPEHVAIVEGMLGTLGLEEGDLACGPQEPLSPRGAKIVRESGMRVKRIHNNCSGKHTAMLALAQHQGWPINHYERADHPVQQAMLNQVALWSGVRPSQLEVAVDGCGAAVFGLPLDRMARAYAQLGLAAKRGEEIPARIVSAMASYPFLIGGTDRFDSVIIEETNGRVIAKVGAEGVHSAVILDLAIGITVKVEDGNPRAQYPALVRLLQELDALPDPLPPRLAEILRRPVKNSRGEVVGETTVRTDSAQRPLAAVEVATI
- a CDS encoding MlaD family protein, whose translation is MKRSTVITWDQLKVGAVILVALVVIGIAILKLGQAAHLFTKRYTLVSFVPNTAGLRVGGQVNVAGQLAGSVKSIEFLPVDTDTMRNLKIIVEVDRAVQNQIRRDSQANLKTQGLLGDKVFDISPGTPRFPALRDGDTLKLGEALDYEAVLVQASGALDHVVTLTGSLQKVADGVVAGKGTVGQMLTNRALYDNLNATLANTNVVMARLQNPKGTVGQLLNDPALYNNLNRVLISADTLVAQLGSSVNNGNGTVGKLLRDDELYNRLVSAVAGVDTLVGTMSRGNGTAKKLFTDAELYDQILKAVTSLNAVLTDVRRDPRRYTKGLISVF